One stretch of Streptomyces agglomeratus DNA includes these proteins:
- a CDS encoding MFS transporter: MVEIRMRSTDSPYARPPRSSGPPGRPPVRSRVHRAWLVAAVAALAIVTAGAFTTLAGLLTGPLHREFGWSRSAIGLGASVNMVLYGLTAPFAAALMDRFGMRRVVGGALGAVATGALFTTVMTQPWQFVFTWGVLVGAGCGSMAMAMAFAATVTERWFVRRRGLVTGVLTAAGVFGQFAFLPPLSWITERYAWRTGTVTLVVAALVALPLVLLLLRDRPRDVGLRPYGAPEPAADTSREQSAIVPGAALRTVHVFARSARTGPFWLLAATFAICGASTNGVMWTHFTPAAHDHGMPATVASSLLATIGAFNVAGTVASGWLTDRLDPRHLLAAYYALRGLTLFALPLVLTARIGTPLVVFVVLFGLLDVATVPPTLALCRELYGEDSAIVFGWVGAAHQLGAGLAAFAGGAARDAFGSYDPLWVGVGALCGAGALLSLMAARPRAAAA, from the coding sequence ATGGTTGAGATTCGGATGCGGTCCACGGACAGTCCGTACGCACGGCCGCCACGGTCCTCGGGCCCGCCCGGGCGGCCGCCGGTACGGTCCCGGGTGCACCGGGCCTGGCTGGTCGCCGCTGTCGCCGCCCTCGCGATCGTCACGGCCGGTGCGTTCACCACCCTGGCGGGGCTGCTGACCGGCCCGCTCCACCGGGAGTTCGGCTGGTCGCGCTCCGCCATCGGGCTCGGCGCGTCGGTGAACATGGTTCTGTACGGCCTGACCGCGCCGTTCGCGGCCGCCCTGATGGACCGCTTCGGGATGCGCCGGGTCGTGGGCGGCGCCCTGGGGGCCGTCGCGACGGGTGCGCTGTTCACGACGGTGATGACGCAGCCGTGGCAGTTCGTATTCACCTGGGGCGTCCTGGTCGGTGCGGGGTGCGGGTCGATGGCGATGGCGATGGCGTTCGCCGCGACCGTTACCGAGCGCTGGTTCGTACGCCGCCGGGGACTGGTCACCGGCGTGCTCACCGCGGCCGGCGTGTTCGGGCAGTTCGCGTTCCTGCCGCCGCTGTCCTGGATCACCGAGCGGTACGCGTGGCGAACCGGGACGGTGACGCTCGTGGTGGCGGCGCTGGTCGCGCTGCCGCTCGTACTCCTGTTGCTGCGCGATCGTCCGAGGGACGTCGGACTACGGCCGTACGGCGCTCCGGAGCCTGCCGCGGATACTTCCCGGGAACAGTCCGCGATCGTTCCCGGGGCCGCTCTGCGGACCGTTCACGTGTTCGCACGGTCGGCGCGCACGGGTCCCTTCTGGCTGCTGGCGGCGACGTTCGCGATCTGCGGCGCGTCGACGAACGGCGTCATGTGGACCCACTTCACCCCGGCCGCGCACGACCACGGCATGCCGGCCACGGTCGCCTCGTCGCTGCTCGCGACGATCGGCGCCTTCAACGTCGCGGGAACGGTCGCCTCGGGCTGGCTGACCGACCGCCTCGACCCCCGTCACCTGCTGGCCGCGTACTACGCGCTGCGCGGCCTCACCCTGTTCGCCCTGCCCCTCGTCCTCACGGCGCGCATCGGGACGCCCCTGGTGGTCTTCGTCGTGCTCTTCGGTCTGCTCGACGTCGCCACGGTGCCGCCGACGCTCGCACTCTGCCGGGAGTTGTACGGCGAGGACAGCGCCATCGTCTTCGGCTGGGTCGGGGCGGCCCATCAACTGGGCGCCGGACTGGCCGCGTTCGCGGGCGGCGCGGCACGCGACGCGTTCGGTTCCTACGATCCACTGTGGGTGGGCGTCGGCGCGCTGTGCGGGGCGGGTGCGCTGCTGTCCCTGATGGCGGCACGGCCGCGGGCAGCGGCGGCATGA
- a CDS encoding GlxA family transcriptional regulator, producing the protein MPLDPPTPPPAPAPPAPAPPAPAFSSPDGRHRVAVLVRDGLLTMELGIVHRLFGQAVSAADVPLYEVLTCTPEPGDVRTDADVTVRVTHGTDILAEADTVIVPASDEDYTPRTAPHLPPALAKALAGIRPDARIASICTGSFVLAAAGLLDGKRATTHWRSAADLQRLHPEVRVDPDVLYTDEDGVLTAAGVASGIDLCLHMIRSDHGSRVANEVARGTVVPPHRDGGQAQYIPRPVTAPRQSSTEPARTWALEHLDRPISLREFAGRAAMSTRTFSRRFCEEAGQTPVQWLTRQRVDRARQLLEETDLPVDRVAAAAGFGTAVSLRQHLHAALGVSPSAYRSTFRGAAAPGEPGAAGRVAREATATDADGRRPA; encoded by the coding sequence ATGCCGCTCGACCCGCCCACGCCACCACCGGCCCCGGCACCACCGGCCCCGGCACCACCGGCCCCGGCCTTCAGCAGCCCGGACGGCCGGCACCGCGTCGCGGTCCTGGTGCGTGACGGCCTGCTCACCATGGAGCTGGGCATCGTCCACCGCCTGTTCGGGCAGGCCGTCTCGGCCGCCGACGTACCCCTCTACGAGGTCCTGACCTGCACGCCCGAGCCCGGTGACGTACGTACGGACGCCGATGTCACGGTCCGTGTCACGCACGGCACGGACATCCTCGCCGAGGCCGACACCGTGATCGTCCCGGCCTCCGACGAGGACTACACCCCGCGCACCGCGCCCCACCTCCCGCCCGCTCTGGCGAAGGCCCTGGCAGGGATCCGCCCCGACGCGCGCATCGCCTCCATCTGCACCGGCTCCTTCGTGCTCGCGGCGGCCGGGCTGCTCGACGGGAAGCGGGCGACGACGCACTGGCGGTCCGCCGCCGACCTCCAGCGGCTCCATCCGGAGGTACGCGTCGACCCGGACGTGCTCTACACCGACGAGGACGGCGTACTGACGGCGGCCGGCGTCGCCTCGGGCATCGACCTGTGCCTGCACATGATCCGCAGCGACCACGGCTCGCGGGTGGCCAACGAGGTGGCCCGCGGCACGGTCGTCCCACCGCACCGCGACGGCGGCCAGGCCCAGTACATCCCGCGCCCCGTCACCGCCCCGCGCCAGTCGTCCACGGAACCGGCCCGCACCTGGGCCCTGGAGCACCTGGACCGCCCCATCAGCCTGCGCGAGTTCGCCGGCCGCGCCGCGATGAGTACGCGCACGTTCTCGCGCCGGTTCTGCGAGGAGGCCGGGCAGACACCGGTCCAGTGGCTCACCCGGCAGCGCGTCGACCGGGCCCGGCAGCTGCTGGAGGAGACGGACCTGCCCGTCGACCGGGTGGCGGCAGCGGCCGGGTTCGGCACGGCGGTGTCGCTGCGGCAGCACCTGCACGCCGCACTGGGGGTCTCGCCGAGCGCCTACCGCTCCACCTTCAGGGGCGCGGCAGCGCCCGGGGAGCCCGGAGCGGCCGGGCGGGTGGCGCGGGAAGCGACGGCGACGGATGCCGACGGGCGCCGTCCGGCTTAG
- a CDS encoding type B 50S ribosomal protein L31 codes for MKPDASISYQQVVFRDRAAGYAFLTRSTATSDNTIEWDDGNTYPVVDVEISSESHPFYTGKARTVDTEGRIARFERRYGQEEQGGQGGEGGPAGEGQSPA; via the coding sequence GTGAAGCCGGACGCCAGCATCTCCTACCAGCAGGTGGTCTTCCGGGACCGGGCCGCGGGATACGCGTTCCTCACCCGCTCGACGGCCACCAGTGACAACACGATCGAATGGGACGACGGCAACACGTATCCCGTCGTCGATGTCGAGATCTCCTCGGAAAGCCACCCGTTCTACACCGGCAAGGCACGGACCGTGGACACGGAGGGGCGGATCGCGCGGTTCGAGCGGCGGTACGGGCAGGAGGAGCAGGGCGGGCAGGGCGGTGAAGGCGGTCCGGCCGGTGAGGGCCAGTCGCCCGCGTAG
- a CDS encoding iron-containing redox enzyme family protein, whose product MTAAPELPSARGTLSGAVRDILLGSPPPVPPLDEAASADPFGDDLQLALYMAYEPHYRGFRGVSDAREWDLELLRLRGAMEDTFLGALREAASGGDDVTAELDALLVEPVEGHGVSHELMHDGTWERMREYLAHRSLYQLKEADPQAWVIPRLEGQAKASLVAVEFDEFGGGRGENVHARLFAGLMEGAGMDARYGLYLDFAPAVTLAPVNAMSLFGLRRALRGAMVGNFATLEITSPPGARRMAKALERLGAGEECTHFFTEHIEADAVHEQVMRRDVIGDLLAREPELAGDVAFGIRASVLLESWWEEHVLGAWREGRGSLLPGAPGISEPPAPR is encoded by the coding sequence ATGACGGCCGCTCCTGAGCTGCCCTCCGCACGCGGGACCCTTTCGGGCGCCGTGCGCGACATACTCCTGGGCTCTCCCCCGCCCGTACCGCCGCTCGACGAGGCCGCTTCCGCGGATCCGTTCGGGGACGATCTCCAGTTGGCCCTGTACATGGCGTACGAGCCGCACTACCGGGGCTTCCGGGGTGTCTCCGACGCGCGGGAGTGGGACCTGGAGCTGCTGCGGCTGCGCGGCGCCATGGAGGACACGTTCCTCGGAGCGCTGCGCGAGGCCGCGTCCGGCGGGGACGACGTGACGGCGGAGCTCGACGCCCTGCTCGTCGAACCCGTCGAGGGGCACGGTGTCTCGCACGAGCTGATGCACGACGGCACCTGGGAGCGGATGCGTGAGTACCTCGCCCACCGTTCGCTGTACCAGCTGAAGGAGGCCGACCCGCAGGCCTGGGTCATTCCCCGACTGGAGGGGCAGGCCAAGGCGTCGCTGGTGGCGGTCGAGTTCGACGAGTTCGGCGGCGGCCGGGGTGAGAACGTGCACGCCAGGCTGTTCGCCGGCCTGATGGAGGGCGCGGGAATGGACGCGCGCTACGGCCTGTATCTGGACTTCGCGCCCGCCGTCACCCTGGCCCCCGTAAACGCGATGTCGCTCTTTGGGCTGCGCCGCGCGCTGCGCGGTGCCATGGTGGGGAACTTCGCGACGCTGGAGATCACCTCTCCGCCGGGCGCGCGCCGGATGGCGAAGGCCCTGGAGCGGCTGGGCGCGGGCGAGGAGTGCACGCACTTCTTCACCGAGCACATCGAGGCGGACGCCGTGCACGAGCAGGTGATGCGCCGCGATGTCATCGGTGACCTGCTCGCCAGGGAGCCGGAGCTGGCCGGGGACGTGGCGTTCGGCATCCGGGCGAGCGTGCTGCTGGAGTCGTGGTGGGAGGAGCACGTGCTGGGCGCCTGGCGGGAGGGCCGCGGTTCGCTGCTGCCCGGTGCCCCCGGCATCAGCGAACCGCCCGCGCCGCGCTGA